The following are encoded in a window of Panicum virgatum strain AP13 chromosome 5N, P.virgatum_v5, whole genome shotgun sequence genomic DNA:
- the LOC120674426 gene encoding ribosome biogenesis regulatory protein homolog, protein MADGAAPTPAAASSFEVDLGNLMAYDPSHHAAATSREELRQVCLQKATELAQAVANSLFALPPSEDRDGPIVHLPPPTIRLPREKHLPKPKPPTKWELFAKAKGITKRKKNKREWDEQTQSWKRTYGYDRVNDDKDVPIIDAKATDEPGVDPFAQRRQEKKKRVEMQEKNRLENLKKAAKVGALPSHIQLAAKALPITGTKADLLKKSRKEDLENVAGMASSATASGGKFDAKLPGEKPPKHHGKHRKFLPVAEGKGMGNLEKQQNDKILNSLLARNSDEQLDVGKAITMYKVKKEKQRRKDKETFSKSDKLKPQKKSLKKSSKKKA, encoded by the exons ATGGCGGACGGAGCCGCCCctacgcccgccgccgcctccagcttcGAGGTGGACCTCGGCAACCTCATGGCATACGACCCGtcgcaccacgccgccgccacctccag GGAGGAGCTGAGGCAGGTGTGCCTGCAGAAGGCGACGGAGCTGGCGCAGGCGGTGGCCAACTCCCTTTTCGCGCTGCCGCCCAGCGAGGACCGTGACGGCcccatcgtccacctcccgcCGCCAACCATCCGACTTCCGCGCGAAAAGCAT CTACCCAAGCCAAAGCCACCGACCAAGTGGGAGCTCTTTGCAAAGGCGAAAG GGATTACTaagcgcaagaagaacaagcgtGAATGGGACGAGCAAACTCAATCCTGGAAACGGACTTACGGCTATGACCGTGTTAACGATGACAAAGATGTTCCGATCATTGATGCCAAAGCCACTGATG AGCCTGGTGTTGATCCTTTTGCACAAAGAAGAcaagagaagaagaagcgggtagaaatgcaagaaaaaaaCAGACTGGAGAACCTAAAGAAAGCTGCAAAAGTTGGCGCTTTGCCAAG TCATATACAGCTTGCTGCAAAGGCCTTGCCGATCACGGGAACTAAAGCTGATCTTCTGAAAAAATCTAGAAAAGAGGACCTTGAGAATGTTGCTGGCATGGCTTCATCAGCAACAGCAAGTGGTGGGAAGTTTGATGCGAAGTTGCCTGGCGAGAAACCTCCAAAGCATCATGGCAAACATAGAAAG TTCCTCCCAGTTGCTGAAGGGAAGGGAATGGGCAACCTGGAGAAACAGCAGAACGATAAGATCCTGAACTCTCTACTTGCCAGAAACTCTGACGAGCAGCTTGATGTTGGCAAG GCAATCACAATGTACAAGGTGAAGAAGGAAAAGCAAAGAAGGAAAGACAAAGAGACGTTCTCAAAATCTGATAAGCTTAAGCCTCAGAAAAAATCCCTCAAGAAATCATCGAAGAAAAAGGCTTAG
- the LOC120672496 gene encoding embryo-specific protein ATS3A-like, protein MASRAGPPLRRRPSQRPALLALGVLSCLQLQLVASQLSSTRPLPRATATATTVPLRAGGDQAEAGGGVARRACTYTVEIKTSCSSPRASPDAVSLAFGDAYRNEVYAARVSPAYGFERCAKDTFRVSGPCGYGVCYLYLHRSGRVGWTPEWVRVYEPASGTPSTFYFGDPLPNGVWYGLDRCLRRPAAGGGASPDAAARASQ, encoded by the coding sequence ATGGCCTCCCGCGCAGGaccaccgctccgccgccggccgtcgcagCGCCCCGCCCTGCTCGCGCTGGGCGTCCTCTCctgcctgcagctgcagctcgTGGCGTCGCAGCTGTCGTCGACCAGGCCTCtcccgcgcgccaccgccacggCGACGACAGTACCGCTGCGAGCGGGCGGAGAtcaggcggaggccggcggcggcgtcgcgcggcGCGCGTGCACGTACACGGTGGAGATCAAGACGAGCTGCTCGTCCCCGCGCGCGTCCCCGGACGCGGTGAGCCTCGCGTTCGGCGACGCGTACCGGAACGAGGTGTACGCGGCGCGGGTGTCGCCGGCGTACGGGTTCGAGCGGTGCGCCAAGGACACGTTCCGGGTCTCCGGGCCCTGCGGCTACGGCGTCTGCTACCTctacctccaccgctccggccgCGTCGGGTGGACGCCGGAGTGGGTCAGGGTGTACGAGCCCGCCTCCGGCACGCCCTCCACCTTCTACTTCGGCGACCCGCTCCCCAACGGCGTCTGGTACGGCCTCGACCGCTGCCTGCgccgcccggcggccggcggcggcgcctctccCGACGCCGCGGCCCGGGCGTCACAGTGA
- the LOC120674465 gene encoding peroxidase 25-like: MRDEPCRDAEDIVRSTVEQYYDRDATIAPALLRLHFHDCFVQGCDASVLISGASSERSAPQNFGLRGFEVIDDAKSQLEAVCPGVVSCADILALAARDAVDLTGGPSWSVPLGRRDGRISLASGASALPSPADPVSVQRQKFADQGLSDHDLVTLVGAHTIGQTDCQFFSYRLFNFTATGNADPVQNWVRAGLVACNRRPANKAFQTPTTARILQIGLKCATLQDGLQVIELVIDNIRESVKYIKSSQSRKEKFEEIIAEMGIYCGSRPSLDVPMRWNSTCDMLESGFPFQEAFHELAEKDKDYLYCPTPEEWQRACAVYKFLKVFESATRVVSGTRLTAPAATLKSLELHDNLKDKDGTANYLKGPILILCYLIVAASFFVHVDPQSKQAACARGSCGGLQALCIAARLHPVAFLPQLRALCPPGGDPGRRVALDKDSPGAFDVSFIKSVRDGNAVLESDQRLWSDAATQGAVQKYAGNVRGLLGLRFAYEFPRAMVRMSSVAVKTGGQGEARRRCSRIN, from the exons atgagggacgag CCCTGTCGTGACGCCGAGGATATCGTGAGATCGACTGTCGAGCAGTACTACGACAGGGATGCCACCATCGCCCCAGCCCTGCTCAGACTCCATTTCCACGACTGCTTCGTTCAG GGGTGCGATGCCTCGGTCTTGATCTCTGGAGCGTCCTCTGAAAGGAGTGCGCCGCAGAATTTTGGTCTGAGGGGGTTTGAGGTGATAGATGACGCTAAATCTCAGCTGGAAGCCGTGTGCCCTGGGGTGGTGTCCTGCGCTGATATACTGGCTCTCGCCGCACGTGATGCTGTTGATCTG ACTGGTGGCCCAAGCTGGTCAGTGCCACTGGGGAGAAGAGACGGCAGAATTTCATTGGCTTCTGGTGCTAGTGCCTTGCCTTCTCCTGCCGATCCTGTATCTGTTCAGAGACAGAAGTTTGCCGACCAGGGCCTGTCAGACCATGATCTCGTCACATTAGTTG GTGCCCACACCATCGGGCAGACGGACTGCCAGTTCTTCAGCTACCGTCTGTTCAACTTCACGGCGACGGGCAACGCGGACCCAGTTCAGAACTGGGTGCGGGCCGGCCTGGTTGCCTGCAACCGCCGTCCTGCAAACAAAGCTTTTCAAACACCTACCACAGCCCGCATTTTGCAAATAGGCCTCAAATGTGCAACCT TACAAGATGGGCTGCAAGTGATTGAACTTGTCATTGATAATATTAGAGAGAGTGTGAAGTACATCAAGAGTTCTCAATCTAGAAAGGAAAAATTTGAGGAGATAATTGCAGAGATGGGCATATATTGTGGGAGTCGGCCTTCACTAGATGTTCCGATGCGTTGGAACTCAACTTGTGATATGTTAGAGTCAGGTTTCCCATTTCAAGAGGCTTTTCATGAGTTAGCAGAGAAAGATAAAGACTACCTATATTGTCCAACACCTGAAGAGTGGCAAAGAGCTTGTGCAGTTTATAAGTTTTTGAAGGTATTCGAGTCAGCAACTAGAGTTGTTTCTGGTACAAG ATTAACAGCTCCAGCAGCAACATTGAAGAGCTTGGAGTTGCATGATAACTTGAAAGACAAG GATGGCACTGCAAACTACTTGAAAGGACCTATACTGATCTTGTGTTATCTGATCGTTGCTGCCAGTTTCTTTGTTCATGTTGATCCGCAATCGA AGCAAGCCGCATGTGCGCGCGGCAGTTGCGGCGGCCTGCAGGCCCTCTGCATAGCGGCCCGCTTACATCCTGTGGCGTTCCTGCCGCAGCTCCGGGCGCTGTGCCCGCCCGGCGGCGACCCGGGCCGGCGGGTGGCGCTGGACAAGGACAGCCCCGGGGCGTTCGACGTGAGCTTCATCAAGAGCGTCCGGGACGGCAACGCCGTGCTGGAGTCGGACCAGCGGCTGTGGAGCGACGCCGCGACGCAGGGCGCCGTGCAGAAGTACGCCGGCAACGTGCGCGGCCTGCTCGGGCTCCGGTTCGCGTACGAGTTCCCCAGGGCCATGGTGCGGATGAGCAGCGTCGCGGTGAAGACCGGCGGGCAGGGCGAGGCCAGGAGGAGGTGCTCCAGGATCAACtga
- the LOC120673941 gene encoding phospholipase D alpha 1 produces MAQILLHGTLHATIFEAESLSNPHRASGGAPKFIRKLVEGIEDTVGVGKGTTKIYATIDLEKARVGRTRMISNEPVNPRWYESFHIYCAHLAADVIFTVKIDNPIGASLIGRAYLPVKDLLDGEEIDKWLQICDDNREPVGDSKIHVKLQYFDVATDRNWARGVRSTKYPGVPYTFFSQRQGCKVTLYQDAHVPDNFIPKIPLADGKNYEPHRCWEDIFDAISNAQHLIYITGWSVYTEITLVRDTNRPKPGGDVTLGELLKRKASEGVRVLMLVWDDRTSVGLLKRDGLMATHDEETANYFHGTDVHCVLCPRNPDDSGSFVQDLQISTMFTHHQKIVVVDHEMPNQGSQQRRIVSFVGGIDLCDGRYDTQYHSLFRTLDTVHHDDFHQPNFGTASIKKGGPREPWHDIHSRLEGPIAWDVLYNFEQRWRKQGGKDLLVHLRDLSDIIIPPSPVMFPEDRETWNVQLFRSIDGGAAFGFPETPEEAARAGLVSGKDQIIDRSIQDAYIHAIRRAKNFIYIENQYFLGSSYGWKPEGIKPEDIGALHLIPKELSLKIVSKIEAGERFTVYVVVPMWPEGVPESGSVQAILDWQRRTMEMMYTDITQALQAKGIVANPKDYLTFFCLGNREVKQEGEYEPEEQPESDTDYSRAQEARRFMIYVHTKMMIVDDEYIIIGSANINQRSMDGSRDSEIAMGGYQPYHLATRQPARGQIHGFRMALWYEHLGMLDDVFQRPESVECVQKVNKIAEKYWDMYSSDDLEQDLPGHLLSYPIGIDSDGNVTEMPGMEFFPDTRARVFGTKSDYLPPILTT; encoded by the exons ATGGCTCAGATCTTGCTCCACGGCACGCTCCACGCCACCATCTTCGAGGCGGAGTCGCTCTCCAACCCGCACCGCGCATCCGGCGGCGCCCCCAAGTTCATCCGCAAG CTTGTGGAGGGGATCGAGGACACCGTGGGTGTCGGCAAAGGCACCACCAAGATATATGCCACCATTGATCTAGAGAAAGCCCGGGTCGGGCGTACCCGGATGATCTCCAACGAGCCCGTCAATCCTCGGTGGTACGAGTCGTTCCACATCTACTgcgcccacctcgccgccgatgTCATCTTCACCGTCAAGATCGATAACCCCATTGGGGCGTCCCTCATTGGGAGGGCTTACCTGCCTGTCAAGGACCtcctggatggtgaggagatcGATAAGTGGCTTCAAATCTGTGATGACAACCGTGAGCCTGTTGGTGACAGCAAGATCCATGTCAAGCTTCAGTACTTTGATGTTGCCACGGACCGCAACTGGGCGAGAGGTGTCCGGAGCACCAAGTATCCTGGTGTTCCTTACACCTTTTTCTCACAGAGACAGGGATGTAAGGTTACTCTATACCAGGATGCTCATGTCCCAGACAACTTTATTCCCAAGATCCCTCTTGCTGATGGCAAGAACTATGAGCCACACAGATGCTGGGAGGATATCTTTGATGCCATAAGCAATGCTCAACACTTGATTTACATCACCGGCTGGTCTGTGTACACCGAGATCACCTTGGTTAGGGACACCAACAGGCCGAAACCTGGAGGTGATGTTACTCTTGGGGAGTTGCTCAAGAGGAAGGCCAGTGAAGGTGTCCGGGTCCTCATGCTAGTGTGGGATGATAGGACTTCAGTTGGCTTGCTGAAGAGAGATGGCTTGATGGCCACCCATGATGAGGAGACTGCAAATTACTTTCATGGCACGGATGTCCACTGTGTTCTGTGCCCTCGCAACCCTGATGACTCTGGCAGCTTTGTTCAGGATCTGCAGATATCGACTATGTTCACACACCATCAGAAGATAGTAGTCGTCGACCATGAGATGCCGAACCAGGGCTCCCAGCAAAGGAGGATAGTCAGCTTCGTTGGTGGTATTGACCTCTGTGATGGAAGATATGATACACAGTATCACTCCTTATTTAGGACACTTGACACTGTCCATCATGATGACTTCCACCAGCCTAACTTTGGGACTGCGTCAATCAAGAAAGGTGGTCCGAGAGAGCCATGGCATGATATTCATTCACGGCTGGAAGGGCCAATTGCTTGGGATGTCCTTTACAACTTTGAGCAGAGGTGGAGGAAGCAGGGTGGTAAGGACCTCCTTGTACATCTCAGGGATCTTTCTGACATTATTATTCCCCCATCTCCTGTGATGTTCCCAGAGGACAGAGAAACATGGAATGTCCAGCTCTTCAGATCCATTGATGGTGGTGCGGCTTTTGGCTTCCCCGAGACTCCTGAGGAAGCTGCTAGAGCTGGGCTTGTGAGTGGAAAGGATCAAATCATCGACAGGAGTATCCAGGATGCATACATACATGCCATCCGGAGGGCTAAGAACTTCATCTACATTGAGAACCAGTACTTCCTTGGAAGTTCATATGGCTGGAAGCCTGAGGGCATCAAGCCGGAAGACATTGGTGCTCTTCACTTGATTCCGAAGGAGCTTTCATTGAAGATCGTCAGCAAGATTGAAGCTGGGGAACGATTTACTGTTTATGTTGTGGTGCCAATGTGGCCTGAGGGTGTTCCAGAGAGTGGTTCTGTTCAGGCAATCCTTGACTGGCAAAGGAGAACAATGGAGATGATGTACACTGACATCACACAAGCTCTCCAGGCCAAGGGAATTGTTGCAAACCCCAAGGATTACCTCACTTTCTTCTGCCTAGGTAACCGAGAGGTGAAGCAGGAGGGGGAATATGAACCTGAGGAACAACCAGAATCTGACACTGATTACAGCCGGGCTCAGGAGGCCAGGAGGTTCATGATCTATGTTCACACCAAAATGATGATAG TTGACGACGAGTACATCATCATCGGTTCCGCCAACATCAACCAGAGGTCCATGGATGGCTCCAGGGACTCTGAGATCGCCATGGGTGGATACCAGCCGTACCACCTGGCAACCAGGCAGCCTGCCCGTGGCCAGATCCATGGCTTCCGGATGGCGCTGTGGTACGAGCACCTGGGCATGCTGGACGATGTGTTCCAGCGCCCGGAGAGCGTGGAGTGCGTGCAGAAGGTGAACAAGATTGCCGAGAAATACTGGGATATGTACTCGAGCGATGACCTGGAGCAGGACCTCCCGGGCCACCTCCTCAGCTACCCCATTGGCATTGACTCTGACGGCAACGTCACCGAGATGCCAGGGATGGAGTTCTTCCCCGACACCCGTGCCCGCGTCTTTGGCACCAAGTCGGATTACCTCCCACCCATCCTCACCACATAG